Proteins co-encoded in one Columba livia isolate bColLiv1 breed racing homer chromosome 14, bColLiv1.pat.W.v2, whole genome shotgun sequence genomic window:
- the PAIP2 gene encoding polyadenylate-binding protein-interacting protein 2: protein MKDPSRSSTSPSIISEDVIINGHSHEDDNPFAEYMWMENEEEFNRQIEEELWEEEFIERCFQEMLEEEEEHEWFIPARDLPQTMDQIQDQFNDLVISDSSSLEDLVVKSNLNPNAKEFVPGVKYLNI from the exons ATGAAAGACCCGAGTCGCAGCAGCACTAGCCCGAGCATCATCAGCGAAGACGTGATCATCAACGGTCACTCTCACGAGGACGACAATCCCTTTGCGGAGTACATGTGGATGGAAAATGAAGAGGAATTTAACCGGCAG ATCGAAGAGGAGTTGTGGGAAGAAGAGTTTATCGAGCGCTGTTTCCAGGAGATgctggaagaagaggaggagcacGAATGGTTTATTCCAGCCCGTGACCTCCCGCAAACGATGGATCAAATCCAGGACCAGTTCAATGACCTTGTTATCAGTGACAGCTCATCACTGGAGGATCTGGTG GTCAAGAGTAATCTGAATCCAAACGCAAAGGAGTTTGTTCCTGGGGTGAAGTACTTAAATATTTGA
- the SLC23A1 gene encoding solute carrier family 23 member 1 isoform X1: MGTSSGDLAQPQNGNPALAPPCPPGKELPAAGRDPGTGKGPPRPEVDMLYRIEDVPPWYLCILLGFQHYLTCFSGTIAVPFLLAESLCVGKDQLTVSYLIGTIFTCVGITTLIQTTVGIRLPLFQASALAFLVPAKSILALEKWQCPPEEQIYGNWTLPLNTSHVWQPRMREIQGAIVVSSLVEVVIGLLGLPGALLSYIGPLTVTPTVSLIGLSVFQAAGERAGSHWGIAALTIFLIVLFAQYLRHITIRLPGYRRGRGFVLLRVQIFKLFPIILAIMVVWLLCYVLTRTGVFPSQPDAYGYKARTDARGEILSVAPWFRVPYPCQWGLPTVTSAAVLGMFSATLAGIIESIGDYYSCARLAGAPAPPVHAINRGIFTEGISCIIAGLLGTGNGSTSSSPNIGVLGITKVGSRRVIQYGAGIMLILGTIGKFTALFASLPDPILGGMFCTLFGMITAVGLSNLQFVDMNSSRNLFVLGFAMFFGLTLPNYLDSHPKAINTGVPELDQILTVLLTTEMFVGGTIAFILDNTIPGTQEERGLVQWKAGAHADSAARASLRSYDFPVGMSVVRRSRWLRHVPICPVFTGFKARARGSGAAAADAQDTADGVSVCTKV, translated from the exons ATGGGGACCAGCTCGGGAGACCTGGCTCAGCCCCAG AATGGGAACCCGGCCCTtgcccccccatgtccccctgggAAGGAGCTGCCTGCGGCGGGCAGG GACCCTGGGACGGGCAAGGGGCCCCCCCGGCCGGAGGTGGACATGCTCTACAGGATCGAGGACGTGCCCCCCTGGTACCTCTGCATCCTGCTCGGCTTCCAG CACTACCTGACCTGCTTCAGCGGCACCATCGCCGTCCCCTTCCTGCTGGCCGAGAGCCTGTGCGTGGGCAAGGACCAGCTCACCGTCAGCTACCTCATCGGCACCATCTTCACCTGTGTCGGCATCACCACCCTCATCCAGACCACCGTGGGCATCAG GCTGCCCCTGTTCCAGGCGAGCGCGCTGGCTTTCCTCGTCCCCGCCAAGTCCATCCTGGCGCTGGAGAAGTGGCAATGCCCCCCTGAAG agCAGATCTACGGCAACTGGACCCTGCCGCTCAACACCTCCCACGTGTGGCAGCCCCGCATGCGAGAG ATCCAGGGGGCCATCGTGGTGTCCAGCCTGGTGGAGGTGGTCATTGGGCTGCTGGGGCTCCCCGGGGCGCTGCTCAGCTACATCGGGCCGCTGACCGTCACCCCCACCGTCTCCCTCATCGGACTCTCCGTCTTCCAGGCAGCGGGCGAGCGGGCCGGCTCCCACTGGGGCATCGCCGCGCT GACCATCTTCCTGATTGTGCTGTTTGCCCAGTACCTGCGGCACATCACCATCCGCCTGCCCGGCTACCGGCGTGGCCGTGGCTTTGTCCTGCTCCGTGTCCAGATCTTCAAGCTGTTCCCA ATCATCCTGGCCATCATGGTGGTGTGGCTGCTCTGCTACGTGCTGACACGCACCGGGGTCTTCCCCAGCCAGCCCGACGCGTACGGCTACAAGGCCCGGACGGACGCCCGGGGGGAGATCCTGTCCGTGGCCCCCTGGTTTCGGGTCCCCTACCCCT GTCAGTGGGGTCTGCCCACGGTGACCTCAGCAGCCGTGCTGGGCATGTTCAGTGCCACGCTGGCGGGCATCATCGAGTCCATCGGGGACTACTACTCCTGCGCCCGGCTGGCAGGAGCCCCTGCTCCCCCTGTGCACGCCATCAACAG GGGCATTTTCACAGAAGGCATCTCCTGCATCATCGCGGGGCTGCTGGGAACCGGCAACGGCTccacctcctccagccccaaCATCGGTGTCCTGGGCATCACCAAG gtggggagcaggagggtgaTACAATACGGGGCCGGCATCATGCTCATCCTGGGCACCATCGGCAAGTTCACGGCGCTGTTCGCCTCCCTGCCCGACCCCATCCTCGGCGGGATGTTCTGCACCTTGTTCG GCATGATCACGGCCGTCGGCCTCTCCAACCTGCAGTTCGTGGACATGAACTCCTCCCGCAACCTCTTTGTGCTGGGTTTCGCCATGTTTTTTGGGCTGACGCTGCCAAACTACCTGGATTCGCACCCCAAGGCCATTAACACAG GTGTCCCCGAGCTGGACCAGATACTGACCGTGCTGCTAACGACGGAGATGTTCGTCGGGGGAACCATCGCCTTCATCCTGGACAACACCATCCCGG GGACGCAGGAGGAGCGAGGGCTGGTGCAGTGGAAGGCGGGCGCGCACGCGGACAGCGCGGCCAGAGCCAGCCTGAGGAGCTACGACTTCCCGGTGGGGATGAGCGTGGTGCGGAGGAGCCGCTGGCTGCGGCACGTGCCCATCTGCCCCGTGTTCACCGGGTTTAAGGCCCGGGCGAGGGGCAGCGGCGCGGCGGCCGCAGACGCGCAGGACACGGCGGACGGGGTCTCGGTGTGCACCAAGGTCTGA
- the MZB1 gene encoding marginal zone B- and B1-cell-specific protein: MRPALAAWLALGLLVGTGAEEMCGDPPSAPSRSIPAPQLSPEERLSPHMPEALRCDACHAIAFQIEEQLRRAEGKRGRKALSESDYVEVLERSCSQGWESYGVQELDGEKRLAGPGLPGQEPMSVMVTGGPWPGRLSKMCHGYVGERGEAQIYGAHRRGPAALRDLLCHGDKGACAHGKAGGPAPPKALQNEL; the protein is encoded by the exons ATGCGGCCGGCGCTGGCAGCGTGGCtggccctgggcctgctggtgGGGACGGGGGCCGAGGAGATGTGTGGGGACCCCCCCAGCGCCCCATCCCGCTCCATCCCCGCgccccagctcagccccgaGGAGCGGCTCTCGCCCCACATGCCTGAAGCTCTGCGCTGTGACGCCTGCCATGCCATCGCTTTCCAG ATCGAGGAGCAGCTGCGCAGGGCGGAGGGGAAGAGGGGCAGGAAGGCACTGAGTGAGTCTGACTACgtggaggtgctggagaggagctgctcGCAGGGCTGGGAGAG TTACGGGGTGCAGGAGCTGGATGGGGAGAAGCGGctggcagggccggggctgccTGGGCAGGAGCCCATGAGCGTGATGGTGACGGGGGGACCCTGGCCGGGCAG GCTGTCCAAGATGTGCCACGGCTACGTGGGCGAGCGTGGGGAGGCGCAGATCTACGGGGCGCACCGGCGGGGCCCGGCCGCGCTGCGGGACCTGCTGTGCCATGGGGACAAGGGAGCCTGTGCCCACGGCAAGGCCGGGGGCCCGGCCCCCCCCAAGGCGCTGCAGAACGAGCTGTAG
- the SLC23A1 gene encoding solute carrier family 23 member 1 isoform X2, with product MGTSSGDLAQPQDPGTGKGPPRPEVDMLYRIEDVPPWYLCILLGFQHYLTCFSGTIAVPFLLAESLCVGKDQLTVSYLIGTIFTCVGITTLIQTTVGIRLPLFQASALAFLVPAKSILALEKWQCPPEEQIYGNWTLPLNTSHVWQPRMREIQGAIVVSSLVEVVIGLLGLPGALLSYIGPLTVTPTVSLIGLSVFQAAGERAGSHWGIAALTIFLIVLFAQYLRHITIRLPGYRRGRGFVLLRVQIFKLFPIILAIMVVWLLCYVLTRTGVFPSQPDAYGYKARTDARGEILSVAPWFRVPYPCQWGLPTVTSAAVLGMFSATLAGIIESIGDYYSCARLAGAPAPPVHAINRGIFTEGISCIIAGLLGTGNGSTSSSPNIGVLGITKVGSRRVIQYGAGIMLILGTIGKFTALFASLPDPILGGMFCTLFGMITAVGLSNLQFVDMNSSRNLFVLGFAMFFGLTLPNYLDSHPKAINTGVPELDQILTVLLTTEMFVGGTIAFILDNTIPGTQEERGLVQWKAGAHADSAARASLRSYDFPVGMSVVRRSRWLRHVPICPVFTGFKARARGSGAAAADAQDTADGVSVCTKV from the exons ATGGGGACCAGCTCGGGAGACCTGGCTCAGCCCCAG GACCCTGGGACGGGCAAGGGGCCCCCCCGGCCGGAGGTGGACATGCTCTACAGGATCGAGGACGTGCCCCCCTGGTACCTCTGCATCCTGCTCGGCTTCCAG CACTACCTGACCTGCTTCAGCGGCACCATCGCCGTCCCCTTCCTGCTGGCCGAGAGCCTGTGCGTGGGCAAGGACCAGCTCACCGTCAGCTACCTCATCGGCACCATCTTCACCTGTGTCGGCATCACCACCCTCATCCAGACCACCGTGGGCATCAG GCTGCCCCTGTTCCAGGCGAGCGCGCTGGCTTTCCTCGTCCCCGCCAAGTCCATCCTGGCGCTGGAGAAGTGGCAATGCCCCCCTGAAG agCAGATCTACGGCAACTGGACCCTGCCGCTCAACACCTCCCACGTGTGGCAGCCCCGCATGCGAGAG ATCCAGGGGGCCATCGTGGTGTCCAGCCTGGTGGAGGTGGTCATTGGGCTGCTGGGGCTCCCCGGGGCGCTGCTCAGCTACATCGGGCCGCTGACCGTCACCCCCACCGTCTCCCTCATCGGACTCTCCGTCTTCCAGGCAGCGGGCGAGCGGGCCGGCTCCCACTGGGGCATCGCCGCGCT GACCATCTTCCTGATTGTGCTGTTTGCCCAGTACCTGCGGCACATCACCATCCGCCTGCCCGGCTACCGGCGTGGCCGTGGCTTTGTCCTGCTCCGTGTCCAGATCTTCAAGCTGTTCCCA ATCATCCTGGCCATCATGGTGGTGTGGCTGCTCTGCTACGTGCTGACACGCACCGGGGTCTTCCCCAGCCAGCCCGACGCGTACGGCTACAAGGCCCGGACGGACGCCCGGGGGGAGATCCTGTCCGTGGCCCCCTGGTTTCGGGTCCCCTACCCCT GTCAGTGGGGTCTGCCCACGGTGACCTCAGCAGCCGTGCTGGGCATGTTCAGTGCCACGCTGGCGGGCATCATCGAGTCCATCGGGGACTACTACTCCTGCGCCCGGCTGGCAGGAGCCCCTGCTCCCCCTGTGCACGCCATCAACAG GGGCATTTTCACAGAAGGCATCTCCTGCATCATCGCGGGGCTGCTGGGAACCGGCAACGGCTccacctcctccagccccaaCATCGGTGTCCTGGGCATCACCAAG gtggggagcaggagggtgaTACAATACGGGGCCGGCATCATGCTCATCCTGGGCACCATCGGCAAGTTCACGGCGCTGTTCGCCTCCCTGCCCGACCCCATCCTCGGCGGGATGTTCTGCACCTTGTTCG GCATGATCACGGCCGTCGGCCTCTCCAACCTGCAGTTCGTGGACATGAACTCCTCCCGCAACCTCTTTGTGCTGGGTTTCGCCATGTTTTTTGGGCTGACGCTGCCAAACTACCTGGATTCGCACCCCAAGGCCATTAACACAG GTGTCCCCGAGCTGGACCAGATACTGACCGTGCTGCTAACGACGGAGATGTTCGTCGGGGGAACCATCGCCTTCATCCTGGACAACACCATCCCGG GGACGCAGGAGGAGCGAGGGCTGGTGCAGTGGAAGGCGGGCGCGCACGCGGACAGCGCGGCCAGAGCCAGCCTGAGGAGCTACGACTTCCCGGTGGGGATGAGCGTGGTGCGGAGGAGCCGCTGGCTGCGGCACGTGCCCATCTGCCCCGTGTTCACCGGGTTTAAGGCCCGGGCGAGGGGCAGCGGCGCGGCGGCCGCAGACGCGCAGGACACGGCGGACGGGGTCTCGGTGTGCACCAAGGTCTGA